In the genome of Ignavibacteriales bacterium, one region contains:
- a CDS encoding dipeptidase, whose product MEEVISYIRNNKDLYIEELKDFLRIPSISTLPENKTDINNAAQFVADKLTSAGMNRVEVFQTEGHPLVYGEWLGAPGKPTVLIYGHYDVQPVDPIELWDSPPFEPVIKDGKIFARGATDDKGQMYMHIKSVEAFFKTAGSLPLNVKFLIEGEEEIGSGNLESFINLKTDLLKCDAVLVSDTSLYGPGIPTLTYGLRGLSYMEVEVTGPNRDLHSGTFGGAVANPINILASMITKLQDKDGKITIPGFYNDVLKLTKKERENFKALKFSEKKFAKELGVAELKGEKGFTTLERIWARPTLDCNGIFGGFTGKGAKTVLPGKATAKISMRLVPNQEPKKIAKLFTKYIHQIAPKSVKVKVSDLHGGLPAMTPLEDPAILAASKAISKAFGKKTVFMREGGSIPIITVFQRKLKAPAVLMGLGLNTENLHSPNEHFDLNHYQLGIMSSAYFLKEYSL is encoded by the coding sequence TTGGAAGAAGTGATATCCTATATCAGGAACAATAAAGATTTATACATCGAGGAATTAAAAGATTTCCTAAGAATCCCCAGTATAAGTACACTTCCTGAAAATAAAACAGATATCAATAACGCAGCACAATTTGTTGCTGATAAACTTACATCGGCAGGAATGAACAGGGTAGAAGTTTTTCAAACGGAAGGACATCCGTTGGTTTACGGTGAATGGTTGGGTGCACCTGGTAAACCCACAGTATTAATTTACGGACATTATGATGTGCAGCCTGTTGACCCGATTGAGTTATGGGACAGCCCACCATTTGAACCCGTGATAAAAGATGGGAAAATTTTTGCTCGAGGCGCTACCGATGATAAGGGACAAATGTACATGCACATAAAAAGTGTCGAAGCATTTTTCAAAACTGCAGGTAGTCTTCCTCTCAACGTAAAATTTTTAATTGAAGGGGAAGAAGAAATCGGAAGCGGTAATCTTGAATCGTTCATTAATCTTAAAACTGATTTATTAAAATGTGATGCAGTACTCGTTTCAGATACATCGCTTTATGGACCAGGCATACCGACTTTAACTTATGGCTTACGCGGTTTAAGCTATATGGAAGTTGAAGTCACCGGACCAAATCGTGATCTTCACTCAGGTACATTTGGCGGGGCGGTAGCTAACCCGATTAATATTCTGGCTTCAATGATTACAAAACTTCAGGACAAAGATGGAAAAATTACCATCCCAGGTTTTTATAATGATGTTTTGAAACTGACGAAAAAAGAACGAGAGAATTTTAAAGCGCTGAAATTCTCTGAAAAGAAATTCGCAAAAGAACTTGGTGTCGCAGAACTAAAAGGTGAAAAAGGATTTACAACACTCGAGAGGATCTGGGCAAGACCAACGCTTGACTGTAATGGAATATTTGGAGGGTTCACCGGCAAAGGAGCTAAAACTGTACTGCCTGGAAAAGCCACAGCTAAAATCAGTATGCGTTTAGTCCCTAATCAAGAACCGAAAAAAATTGCAAAATTATTTACCAAGTATATACATCAGATCGCACCCAAATCCGTAAAGGTGAAGGTATCTGATTTACACGGTGGTTTACCCGCAATGACACCACTTGAAGACCCTGCAATTCTGGCTGCTTCAAAAGCTATATCAAAAGCATTCGGCAAGAAAACAGTTTTTATGCGTGAGGGAGGTTCTATCCCGATCATAACTGTATTCCAGAGGAAACTAAAAGCACCGGCAGTATTAATGGGACTTGGTTTGAATACCGAGAATCTTCACTCACCAAATGAGCACTTTGATCTTAATCATTACCAGCTTGGTATAATGAGCTCTGCTTATTTTCTGAAGGAATATTCTTTATAA
- a CDS encoding aminomethyl transferase family protein, whose protein sequence is MTGVDVNVNPLVEYINSLGYSIEKHNGNGTVKTYTSLESELDSIYNGVGLRNISHTGIIELKGADTLDFIHRISTNAVKDLPKEGLTNTVFVTEKGRIIDLATIMNFEGHQLLICSDTYKLKVLSWINKYIITDDVKANDANGKYTLLELIGPQADSIVTLVCGSIVNSIPPDSFKIINTEGMLFFLLKIKEKNGSIKFWIIADANNAHKFTRYVFENKGPFNLNLVGEESYNIYRIEQGLLSAPEELNDNYNPLESGLKEYISFTKGCFIGQEVIARLDTYDKVQKNLCGIELEEFPGMTSGILLYNNEDNEAGIITSVVESTRLRKIIGLAYIHKSFLSDETELFCKMNAGKKIKIKLASVPFKK, encoded by the coding sequence ATGACTGGTGTTGATGTAAATGTTAATCCACTTGTTGAGTATATAAATTCACTTGGATATAGTATTGAAAAACATAACGGTAACGGTACTGTAAAGACGTATACCTCTTTAGAATCTGAACTTGATTCGATTTATAACGGAGTCGGGCTGAGAAATATTTCCCATACAGGAATAATTGAACTCAAAGGCGCAGACACACTTGACTTTATACACAGGATAAGTACAAATGCTGTAAAAGATTTACCCAAAGAAGGTTTAACCAATACCGTTTTTGTAACTGAAAAGGGAAGGATAATTGATTTAGCCACAATTATGAATTTTGAAGGTCACCAGCTTCTGATATGTAGTGATACTTATAAGCTGAAGGTGTTAAGCTGGATTAATAAATACATCATAACAGATGATGTTAAAGCCAACGATGCGAATGGAAAATATACTTTGCTTGAATTGATAGGTCCACAGGCAGATTCAATTGTAACTCTCGTTTGCGGAAGTATAGTAAATAGTATTCCACCGGACTCATTCAAAATAATTAATACTGAAGGGATGTTGTTCTTTCTCCTTAAGATTAAAGAGAAAAATGGCTCTATAAAGTTCTGGATTATTGCCGATGCAAATAACGCACATAAGTTCACAAGGTATGTGTTTGAGAATAAAGGACCGTTTAATCTGAATCTTGTTGGTGAAGAATCTTATAATATTTATAGAATCGAACAAGGATTGCTTTCCGCTCCCGAAGAATTAAATGATAACTATAATCCATTGGAATCAGGGTTAAAGGAATATATCAGTTTTACAAAAGGATGTTTTATTGGTCAGGAAGTTATTGCACGTTTAGATACATACGATAAAGTTCAAAAGAATCTTTGTGGAATTGAGCTTGAAGAATTTCCCGGGATGACATCCGGAATCCTGCTTTATAATAATGAGGATAACGAAGCCGGAATAATTACGTCAGTCGTGGAATCAACCAGACTGAGAAAAATTATCGGACTGGCTTATATACATAAGTCTTTTTTAAGTGATGAGACAGAATTGTTCTGTAAAATGAATGCAGGCAAAAAAATAAAAATTAAATTAGCTTCTGTTCCATTTAAAAAATGA
- a CDS encoding cob(I)yrinic acid a,c-diamide adenosyltransferase, protein MKIYTKTGDNGETGLFGGERVSKNSSRIEAYGTVDELNSFIGLAIIECNSAEVKILLQKIQNKLFVLGSDLATPDTEKNKKLNITRVTPEFAAEIENAIDYYTAQLDELKNFILPGGSKGSSLLQVCRTICRRAERKVVAINDGVKISSEVIIYLNRLSDLFFVLSRFENKVSNIPDVIWNPKL, encoded by the coding sequence ATGAAAATTTATACCAAGACGGGAGATAATGGGGAAACAGGATTATTCGGCGGGGAAAGGGTTTCGAAAAATTCATCAAGAATAGAAGCGTATGGCACTGTTGATGAATTGAATTCGTTTATCGGTTTGGCAATAATTGAATGTAACTCTGCTGAAGTAAAAATTCTTTTACAAAAAATTCAGAATAAATTATTTGTATTGGGGTCGGATCTAGCTACACCTGATACAGAAAAAAATAAAAAACTTAACATAACAAGAGTAACACCTGAATTTGCCGCTGAAATTGAAAACGCAATTGATTATTATACAGCGCAACTTGACGAACTTAAAAATTTTATTCTACCTGGAGGCTCAAAAGGATCTTCATTACTTCAGGTTTGCAGGACAATTTGCAGAAGAGCTGAACGAAAAGTAGTTGCGATTAATGATGGTGTAAAAATCAGCTCTGAAGTAATAATTTATCTTAACAGGTTATCGGATTTATTTTTTGTTCTTTCACGTTTTGAAAACAAAGTCTCAAACATCCCTGATGTAATCTGGAATCCAAAGTTATAG
- a CDS encoding phage integrase SAM-like domain-containing protein, whose amino-acid sequence MIKEFVLEKFGKTQRSQLSFFESLDLFITTRKKDLSYDSIRKFTTIKKHLLEFESVERFKISFDKIDLLFYDKLLNFLLGEKRMVNNSAYKIIGLLKIFLNWAYDRGMNKKNVFKKFKIKEDKVDIITLSAFELTKLSDLNLKNNPRLSRVRDLFLFGCFTGGRFSDLNRIEWEDIKDNVWYLRVKKTRDVIEIPLLDEASEIIEKYKSESTPLPRISNQKLNLYLKELCELAEINDPVKIVRYRGSQALRIEGYKYEFVSVHTARRTFITQSLLRGMKAEIVMSISGHKNFRTFKKYLDITRKDKTEELKKAWARPNLSIVNFGEQ is encoded by the coding sequence ATGATAAAAGAATTTGTGTTAGAGAAATTTGGTAAAACTCAGCGTTCTCAACTTTCTTTTTTTGAATCATTAGATTTGTTTATTACCACAAGGAAAAAAGATTTGAGTTATGACTCAATAAGGAAATTCACGACCATAAAAAAACATTTGTTGGAATTTGAGTCGGTCGAAAGATTTAAAATTTCGTTTGATAAAATAGATTTGCTCTTTTATGATAAGTTGCTGAATTTTTTGCTCGGTGAAAAGAGAATGGTTAACAATTCTGCTTATAAAATTATTGGTCTTCTTAAAATATTTTTGAACTGGGCTTATGATAGAGGAATGAATAAAAAAAACGTTTTCAAAAAATTTAAAATTAAAGAAGATAAAGTAGATATAATCACTCTTTCGGCATTTGAGCTAACCAAACTATCAGACCTCAATCTAAAAAATAATCCAAGATTAAGTAGGGTGCGAGATCTGTTTTTATTTGGTTGTTTTACAGGAGGAAGATTTTCTGATCTAAATAGAATTGAATGGGAAGATATTAAAGATAATGTTTGGTATTTACGAGTTAAAAAAACAAGAGATGTAATTGAAATCCCGCTTCTTGATGAGGCATCCGAAATTATTGAGAAGTACAAATCAGAGTCCACTCCGTTGCCCAGAATTAGTAATCAAAAATTAAATCTATACCTTAAAGAGCTTTGTGAATTGGCGGAAATCAATGACCCGGTAAAAATAGTAAGATACCGGGGAAGTCAGGCTTTGAGAATTGAAGGTTATAAATATGAATTTGTCTCTGTACACACGGCAAGAAGGACATTCATAACGCAGTCTTTACTTAGGGGAATGAAAGCCGAAATTGTGATGAGTATTTCGGGGCATAAAAATTTTCGAACTTTTAAAAAATATCTTGATATAACCCGCAAGGATAAAACCGAAGAATTAAAGAAAGCTTGGGCAAGGCCTAATTTGAGTATTGTGAATTTTGGAGAACAATAA
- a CDS encoding TonB-dependent receptor, with translation MIKLLFFLLICSSLLLPQEIIKTGLLMGRVVDAENKQPLPGVNIYISDLNIGTSTDIDGKYSIKELLVGSHSVKYSFIGYESFTAVDVIIRSDRITYQDAELFSTSIGLDSVIVTDGYFSNLDNKPVSTIEYSAEEIRRAPGSAGDISRILFGLPSIAKTNDGKNSLIVRGGSPVENSFYVDNIEINNINHFATQGSSDGLFGILNIDFVKNVVFNAGGFSSIYGDRLSSVMEITLREGNRNEYDAQANLNFGGISGQYEGPINGNKGSFMISANKSFLDLLMNTFAKGYPAPEYVDVHTKVVYDLSDKHKLSFIDIYANDIYNVSYDKAFENEFNRFGSTKYLTNTAGLNWLFLWDHSGYSNTSVSSTIKKQEVYLNQTKSSDRFLSNNTTENLISLRNINYFKLNENHKFDFGLEVKADINNFNYTFFQYRDEYGNIQSSSTTTGKLNTIRGSGFATYHLSPIYNFTISLGGRIEYFDYTDKVLFSPRNSITYKIDPLTSISASAGIYYQNLPALILAQSNEFKKLSTPKAFHYVLSLNRMITEETRLTLEVYFKEYSDLPVDPSQPKDFLFDQVVTTGMFTGHSNLIDNGKALSKGVEIILQKKLAKDYYGMISASYSLAKYKDLNGVWRNRIYDSRFNFNIEGGYKPDNEWEFSLRFIYAAGAPYTPFDEMLSKQFNKGIIDLSRINNSRLPDYHSLNLRVDRRFYFNTTNLVVFLSIWNVYNRDNVSAYVWNEVKNEIEREIGWNTIPVFGVEYEF, from the coding sequence ATGATCAAACTTCTTTTCTTTCTCTTGATTTGTAGTTCATTGCTTCTGCCACAAGAAATTATCAAAACCGGATTATTGATGGGTAGGGTAGTTGACGCTGAAAATAAACAACCATTACCCGGTGTAAATATCTATATAAGCGATCTTAACATAGGTACCTCAACTGATATTGATGGAAAATATTCGATTAAAGAGTTGCTGGTTGGCAGCCATTCTGTCAAGTATAGTTTTATAGGCTATGAATCATTCACTGCTGTTGATGTTATTATACGTTCGGACAGGATTACCTACCAGGATGCTGAATTATTTTCTACATCCATTGGGTTGGATTCGGTTATTGTAACTGATGGTTACTTTTCCAATCTGGATAATAAACCCGTAAGTACAATAGAATATTCTGCTGAAGAAATCCGCAGGGCTCCTGGAAGTGCAGGTGATATCAGTCGTATCCTATTCGGGCTTCCATCAATAGCCAAAACAAACGACGGAAAAAACAGTTTGATTGTCAGAGGAGGAAGTCCAGTAGAAAATTCTTTTTATGTGGACAATATCGAGATCAATAATATAAATCACTTTGCTACTCAGGGTTCGAGTGATGGTCTGTTCGGAATTCTTAATATTGATTTTGTGAAGAACGTAGTATTTAACGCCGGAGGTTTTTCTTCAATTTATGGTGACCGACTTTCTTCTGTTATGGAAATTACCTTACGCGAAGGGAACAGAAATGAATATGATGCACAGGCTAATCTGAATTTCGGTGGGATCAGCGGTCAGTATGAAGGTCCTATAAATGGGAACAAAGGTTCATTTATGATATCAGCCAATAAAAGTTTTCTGGATTTATTGATGAACACATTTGCCAAGGGATATCCTGCACCAGAATATGTGGATGTTCACACTAAGGTTGTTTATGATCTGTCAGATAAACATAAATTATCTTTCATAGATATTTATGCAAACGACATCTACAATGTATCGTATGATAAAGCATTCGAAAATGAATTTAATCGATTCGGCAGCACAAAATATCTGACCAACACAGCTGGTTTGAACTGGCTGTTCCTTTGGGATCATAGCGGTTATTCAAATACTTCAGTGTCCTCGACTATAAAAAAGCAGGAGGTCTATTTAAATCAGACCAAATCCAGCGATAGGTTTCTTTCAAACAACACAACTGAAAATTTAATTTCACTTAGAAATATCAATTACTTCAAACTAAATGAAAATCATAAATTTGATTTCGGATTGGAAGTAAAGGCTGATATTAACAATTTTAATTATACTTTTTTTCAGTACCGTGATGAATATGGTAACATTCAGAGCAGTTCGACAACAACCGGCAAACTAAATACTATCAGGGGAAGCGGATTTGCTACATATCATTTATCACCTATTTATAATTTTACTATTAGTCTCGGTGGAAGAATAGAATACTTTGACTATACAGATAAAGTTCTTTTTTCACCAAGGAATTCTATCACATATAAAATTGATCCACTTACATCTATCAGTGCTTCAGCAGGAATTTATTATCAAAATCTCCCGGCTCTTATACTCGCGCAAAGTAATGAGTTCAAAAAGCTATCAACTCCCAAAGCCTTTCATTATGTTCTTTCATTGAACAGGATGATCACCGAGGAAACACGCTTAACTCTTGAAGTTTATTTTAAGGAATACTCTGACCTCCCGGTTGATCCCTCTCAACCAAAAGATTTTCTTTTTGACCAGGTAGTGACTACAGGAATGTTTACCGGACATAGTAATCTGATCGATAACGGAAAAGCACTTTCAAAAGGAGTGGAGATAATTCTGCAGAAGAAACTTGCAAAGGACTACTACGGAATGATAAGTGCTTCATATTCATTGGCAAAATACAAAGATCTAAATGGAGTTTGGAGGAACAGGATATATGACAGCAGATTTAATTTTAATATTGAAGGAGGTTATAAGCCGGATAATGAATGGGAATTCAGTCTTAGATTTATTTATGCAGCCGGCGCACCATACACACCGTTTGATGAGATGCTTTCAAAACAATTTAATAAAGGTATCATTGATCTAAGCAGAATCAACAACAGCAGACTACCTGATTATCATTCACTAAACTTAAGAGTTGATAGGAGATTTTATTTTAACACTACCAACCTCGTTGTGTTTTTGAGTATCTGGAATGTTTACAACAGGGATAATGTATCTGCTTATGTATGGAACGAAGTAAAAAATGAAATTGAAAGGGAAATAGGCTGGAACACTATTCCTGTATTTGGAGTTGAGTATGAGTTCTAA
- a CDS encoding AraC family transcriptional regulator codes for MISIEYILFSGSTLGLLLAFFLLNKNENVVVNRLLGITLLAYSIDILYALYTVTNLYLEYPFFIGISGPLPFIYSPSLYLYAHLISENKKNFSIKYLYHYIPAGLILFSGIIGYFIFTDEAKLSVMDPYVEKSLFIIVMRTIIPVYGVIYLFFSLLEIKKYHHRLKENFSDIEKLKLGWLIYLIIGIALIWILELVQIILIDVLNKPENIAYKFIYAAVSVLIYFVAYRSLKQPEVFSELELKEKDEIPSNESEISSYKKSGLTDTDLQRFTESLLELMDKDKPYLDSDLSLADLSIKLGISSHNLSEVINTKLNKSFYDFINFYRVEEVKKMLMDKKLTGSSILSIAFEAGFNSKSSFNNIFKKVTGVTPTVFRRSKNS; via the coding sequence ATGATTAGCATAGAATATATTCTCTTCTCTGGAAGTACGCTGGGATTACTGCTTGCTTTTTTTCTATTGAATAAAAATGAAAATGTAGTTGTAAACCGACTGCTTGGCATAACACTTCTGGCTTACTCAATTGATATTCTTTATGCACTATATACTGTAACAAATCTGTACCTGGAATATCCATTCTTCATTGGTATTAGCGGACCACTTCCGTTCATTTACAGTCCATCGCTTTATCTATATGCACACCTTATAAGTGAAAACAAAAAGAATTTTTCCATCAAATATTTATACCACTATATCCCTGCGGGGTTGATTTTATTCAGCGGGATAATTGGCTATTTCATTTTTACTGATGAAGCAAAACTGAGTGTGATGGATCCTTATGTAGAAAAAAGTCTTTTTATAATAGTTATGAGGACTATCATTCCGGTTTATGGCGTTATATACCTGTTCTTCAGTTTGCTGGAAATAAAAAAATATCATCATAGGTTAAAGGAGAATTTTTCAGATATCGAGAAATTAAAACTAGGCTGGCTCATATATCTTATTATCGGGATCGCTCTTATCTGGATTCTTGAACTGGTGCAGATTATTCTGATCGATGTTTTAAACAAACCAGAGAACATTGCATACAAATTTATTTACGCTGCTGTCTCAGTTTTAATTTACTTCGTTGCTTACAGAAGCCTTAAACAACCGGAAGTTTTTTCTGAATTGGAACTAAAAGAAAAAGATGAGATACCATCCAATGAATCAGAAATATCTTCATATAAAAAATCCGGGCTGACGGATACTGATTTACAGAGGTTCACAGAAAGTCTTCTCGAATTAATGGATAAGGATAAACCATATTTAGATAGTGATCTTTCATTGGCTGACCTTTCAATCAAACTCGGAATTTCCTCCCACAATCTTTCTGAAGTTATAAATACAAAGTTGAATAAATCATTTTATGACTTCATAAATTTCTACCGGGTTGAAGAAGTAAAAAAAATGTTGATGGATAAAAAACTTACTGGTTCGTCTATCCTTTCAATAGCATTTGAAGCCGGATTTAATTCCAAGTCTTCATTCAACAATATATTCAAAAAAGTTACTGGGGTAACACCAACAGTGTTTCGACGTTCAAAGAACAGTTAG
- a CDS encoding DEAD/DEAH box helicase family protein has translation MLTPEQKARENIDSQLTQAGWIVQDLKDFNPSAGLGIAVREYPTESGSADYILFINRKPVGVIEAKKEGHTLSQVHDQTLRYASDEIKFISKVSELPFQYESTGVETFFTDARDPQPRQREIFNFHKPETLNDWLKQDDTLRTRLRKFPTLGSSGLRVCQFNAIINLENSFAQNKPRALVQMATGAGKTFCAITSVYRLLKFARAKKILFLVDTRNLGKQAEQEFQAYKPTDDKRLFTELYTVQRLRSNFIDPSAQVCISTIQRMYSILKGKELDESLEDDSPYESKTIDKPVDVAYTLNIPIETFDFIIIDECHRSIYNLWKQVLDYFDCFMIGLTATPDKRTFAFFHENIVSEYTLKQSITDKVNVGYDVYTIETEVTQQGAKIKAKQYVNLRNKTTRKKEWKQLDDEVTYAPTQLDRDIVNPSQIRNIIRECKRVMQEEFYPERDENYEVPKTLIFAKTDSHAEDIVHIVREEFGEDNEFCKKITYNVKNEDPESILQQFRTSYNPRIAVTVDMIATGTDVKPIEVLIFMRDVRSRNYFQQMIGRGTRSFSRDELVKVTPSAKLNKERFYIIDAVGVFKSIKVDYPVVDKKPTVPLKDLMKMVILQPEEDVLSSLAARLTKMDKQICEDDRKKIIELTGGKDLTQVAVNLANVYDPDEIDLNVRQIFNLAPDAEPTELQINSTIEQLSNTAIKPFDNPKLRELLETVRQKIYQVIDETNPDRIIRSEFDTTAKENADEIINNFRKFIDDNKDEIIALKIFFALKTLRHSALTKGHPELTMGHSELVSESQKLKRVPQRDEQLDNRSLTYTMIKELRDALLSPPYNLTIEQVWNAYERVEPKKVKNKSTVGMLTDIISLIRFELEIDETLEPYSELVNRRFKEWVFKRNAGPKQFTEEQMDWLRMIKDHIVSSVRIDKDDFELSPFVDEGGLGKFYQLFGGETEKILIEINKELAA, from the coding sequence TTGCTAACTCCAGAACAAAAGGCCAGAGAAAATATTGACAGCCAGCTTACTCAAGCAGGTTGGATTGTGCAGGATCTTAAAGACTTCAATCCTTCTGCCGGTTTGGGAATAGCTGTTCGTGAATATCCCACGGAATCTGGTTCTGCTGATTATATTCTATTCATAAATCGTAAACCAGTTGGTGTTATTGAAGCAAAAAAAGAAGGACATACACTAAGCCAGGTTCACGATCAGACATTAAGATATGCTTCTGATGAAATTAAATTTATTAGTAAAGTAAGCGAGCTTCCGTTTCAGTATGAATCCACCGGAGTGGAAACATTTTTTACTGATGCTCGCGATCCGCAGCCAAGACAAAGAGAAATATTTAACTTCCATAAACCTGAAACACTTAATGACTGGTTAAAGCAGGACGATACTCTTCGAACAAGATTAAGAAAATTTCCAACACTAGGTTCAAGCGGACTTAGAGTATGCCAGTTTAATGCAATTATAAACCTTGAAAATTCTTTTGCTCAAAATAAACCACGTGCACTTGTACAAATGGCTACGGGTGCCGGAAAAACTTTTTGTGCAATTACATCTGTTTATCGTTTGTTAAAATTTGCAAGAGCTAAGAAAATTCTATTCCTTGTTGATACAAGAAATCTTGGTAAGCAGGCTGAACAGGAATTCCAGGCATACAAACCGACAGATGATAAAAGACTTTTCACAGAACTCTATACAGTTCAAAGACTTCGTTCTAACTTTATTGATCCATCTGCACAGGTTTGTATAAGTACAATACAAAGAATGTACTCTATCCTAAAAGGTAAAGAACTTGATGAATCTCTTGAAGATGATTCGCCTTATGAATCCAAAACAATAGATAAACCTGTTGATGTTGCTTACACACTAAATATTCCGATTGAAACATTTGATTTTATAATTATTGATGAATGCCACCGTTCAATTTACAATTTGTGGAAACAGGTACTTGATTACTTTGATTGTTTTATGATCGGGCTTACTGCAACACCTGATAAACGTACATTTGCATTCTTTCACGAGAATATTGTAAGTGAATACACACTTAAGCAATCCATTACTGACAAAGTTAATGTTGGGTATGATGTTTACACAATTGAAACAGAAGTAACACAGCAGGGCGCAAAGATTAAAGCAAAGCAGTACGTAAATCTTAGAAATAAAACTACACGCAAAAAAGAATGGAAACAGCTTGACGATGAAGTTACCTACGCACCGACACAGCTTGACAGAGATATTGTAAATCCCAGCCAGATAAGAAATATTATCCGTGAATGTAAACGCGTAATGCAGGAAGAATTTTATCCAGAACGTGATGAAAACTACGAAGTACCTAAAACTCTTATATTTGCTAAGACAGACAGCCACGCAGAAGATATTGTTCATATTGTAAGAGAAGAGTTTGGTGAGGATAATGAATTCTGTAAAAAGATAACTTACAATGTTAAGAACGAAGATCCCGAATCAATTCTTCAGCAGTTCCGTACAAGCTACAACCCGCGTATTGCTGTTACTGTTGATATGATTGCAACAGGCACGGATGTAAAACCGATTGAGGTTCTTATCTTTATGCGTGATGTCCGTTCCCGTAATTACTTCCAGCAGATGATAGGCAGGGGAACAAGATCTTTCAGCAGGGATGAACTTGTTAAGGTTACACCAAGTGCAAAACTTAATAAAGAAAGATTTTACATTATTGATGCTGTTGGTGTTTTCAAATCTATTAAAGTTGATTATCCTGTTGTTGATAAGAAACCAACCGTTCCGCTAAAGGATTTGATGAAGATGGTTATTCTTCAGCCCGAAGAAGATGTGTTGTCTTCGCTTGCGGCACGACTTACAAAAATGGATAAGCAGATTTGTGAAGATGATAGAAAAAAGATTATAGAACTTACAGGCGGAAAAGATTTAACCCAAGTAGCTGTTAATCTTGCAAATGTCTATGATCCTGATGAAATAGATTTAAACGTAAGACAGATTTTCAATCTGGCCCCAGATGCTGAACCTACTGAATTACAAATCAACTCAACAATCGAACAATTGAGCAATACAGCAATTAAACCTTTTGATAACCCGAAGCTTAGAGAATTATTAGAAACAGTAAGGCAAAAAATTTACCAGGTAATTGATGAAACAAATCCCGATAGAATTATAAGAAGCGAGTTTGATACAACCGCAAAAGAAAATGCGGATGAGATAATTAACAACTTCCGCAAGTTTATTGATGATAACAAAGATGAGATAATCGCTCTTAAAATATTCTTTGCTCTTAAGACACTTCGTCATTCCGCTCTGACTAAAGGTCATCCTGAACTCACTATGGGTCATTCCGAACTTGTTTCGGAATCTCAGAAGCTGAAACGAGTTCCCCAAAGGGACGAGCAGCTTGACAACCGCAGTCTAACTTACACAATGATAAAAGAACTCCGCGATGCTTTGCTTTCTCCTCCTTACAACCTAACCATAGAGCAGGTATGGAATGCTTATGAAAGAGTTGAACCAAAAAAGGTAAAAAACAAAAGTACTGTTGGAATGTTAACCGATATTATTTCTCTTATAAGGTTTGAACTAGAAATTGATGAAACACTTGAACCATACAGTGAATTAGTGAATAGAAGATTTAAGGAATGGGTGTTTAAACGTAATGCCGGACCAAAACAATTTACCGAAGAACAAATGGACTGGCTAAGAATGATTAAGGACCACATTGTGTCTTCTGTAAGAATTGATAAAGATGATTTTGAACTTTCTCCATTTGTTGATGAGGGCGGACTTGGGAAGTTTTACCAATTGTTTGGTGGAGAGACGGAAAAAATCCTAATAGAAATAAATAAAGAGTTAGCTGCATAA